A DNA window from Mycolicibacter hiberniae contains the following coding sequences:
- the eccCa gene encoding type VII secretion protein EccCa produces MSRLIFEARRRLPVPPVDRGAITVEAPPELPRLVPASFLQRALPVVIVILIVGMVIAMVATGMRLVSPVMLFFPFALLVAAAGIYRGGDKKTRTVEIDAERADYLRYLSVVRDNIRGAAAKQRAAAEWSHPDPVDLVAAPGSRRQWERDPHDEDFLVVRVGRHVVPLASAVRVADIADEIDLEPVSHSALRSLLDTQRTVRDVPVGLDVAKVSRVTVLGEGEDGADEVRAALRAWVAQAVTWHDPTVLGVALASPELESPAWSWLKWLPHADIAGSVDGVGPARYLASTAAELVGLLAPELASRPAFTGEAGETARHLLVIVDDPDFDVAGSVLGAARAGVTVVQRVAVAPHREQYADPERPILRVTAGGVALDRWQGGAGWQRWVDAADSLGAAEAAHVARRLSRWDSNPTHAGLRSAGTRGATFTTLLGIADASRLDVPALWAPRSREEELRVPIGVTATGEPLYFDLKDEAEGGMGPHGLMIGMTGSGKSQTLMSILLSLLTTHSADRLIVIYADFKGEAGADIFRHFPQVVAVISNMAEKKSLADRFADTLRGEVARRELLLREAGRRVQGSAFNSVTEYEAAIAAGHDLAPIPTLFIVADEFTLMLADHPEYAELFDYVARKGRSFRIHILFASQTLDVGKIKDIDKNTSYRIGLKVASPSVSRQIIGVEDAYHIESGKEHKGEGFLVPAPGAAPIKFRSTYVDGIYDPPRQARSVVMHALPEPKLFTAAAVDSGAETVVVGEAEDEVLGPPRKLIATIGDQLAGYGPQAPPLWLPPLDEPIPLAQTLAGAGIGARQLRWPLGEIDKPFDMRRDPLVFDARSASGNLLIHGGPKSGKTTALQTFILSAAQLHSPREVSFYVLDYGGGQLRALQDLAHVGSVASGLEPERIRRTFGELEQLLTARQQREAFRDGSIGALNDGYGEVFLVIDNLYAFSRDNTDAFNTRNPLLAKVTELVNVGLAYGIHVVVTTPSWLEVPLAMRDGLGMRLELKLHDARDSNVRVAGALTRPAEAVPANQPGRGLTMAAEHFLIAQPDLGQIAAINARHPGLAAPPVRLLPTNLAPEEVGPIYPAPERIVIGVREEDLAPVQVDFTANPLLLVLGDAKSGKTTLLRHIIRTVREHSSGEQVAFTVIDRRLHLVDEPLFDDNEYTANVDRVIPAMLGLSALIGSRRPPAGLSAADLAAWRYEGHTHYLLIDDVDAIPDSPALTGPYAGQRPWTTLIELLSQASDLGLRVIVTGRATGSGHALMTNTLLRRLNDLQATTLMLSGNPADSGKIRGQRFARLPAGRAILLNDNDEPTYLQLVNPTFTESLTN; encoded by the coding sequence ATGAGTCGTTTGATTTTTGAGGCGCGTCGTCGGTTGCCGGTGCCGCCGGTGGATCGGGGTGCGATCACGGTGGAGGCGCCGCCGGAGTTGCCGCGGTTGGTGCCGGCGTCGTTTTTGCAGCGGGCGTTGCCGGTGGTGATCGTGATTTTGATTGTGGGCATGGTGATTGCCATGGTCGCGACGGGGATGCGGTTGGTGTCTCCGGTGATGTTGTTCTTCCCGTTTGCGTTGTTGGTGGCGGCGGCGGGGATTTATCGGGGTGGGGATAAGAAGACTCGCACCGTTGAGATCGATGCTGAGCGGGCTGATTATCTGCGGTATCTGTCGGTGGTTCGGGACAATATTCGCGGGGCGGCGGCTAAGCAGCGGGCGGCGGCGGAGTGGTCGCATCCGGATCCGGTGGATTTGGTGGCGGCGCCGGGTTCGCGGCGGCAGTGGGAGCGCGATCCGCACGACGAGGATTTCCTGGTGGTGCGGGTAGGCCGGCACGTGGTGCCGTTGGCCAGTGCGGTGCGGGTGGCCGATATCGCCGATGAGATCGATCTGGAGCCGGTCTCGCATTCGGCGTTGCGGTCGTTGTTGGACACCCAGCGCACGGTGCGTGATGTGCCGGTGGGGCTGGATGTGGCGAAGGTGTCGCGGGTCACGGTGCTCGGTGAGGGTGAGGACGGCGCTGATGAGGTGCGGGCGGCGTTGCGGGCGTGGGTGGCTCAGGCGGTGACGTGGCATGACCCGACGGTGTTGGGGGTGGCGTTGGCGTCGCCGGAGTTGGAGTCGCCGGCGTGGTCGTGGTTGAAGTGGTTGCCGCATGCCGATATCGCCGGCTCTGTCGATGGGGTGGGCCCGGCCCGCTACCTGGCTTCGACTGCTGCGGAGTTGGTGGGGTTGTTGGCGCCGGAGTTGGCGTCGCGTCCGGCGTTCACCGGTGAGGCGGGTGAGACGGCACGGCATCTGCTGGTCATTGTCGATGACCCGGATTTCGATGTGGCGGGTTCGGTGTTGGGGGCCGCGCGGGCCGGGGTGACGGTGGTGCAGCGGGTGGCGGTGGCGCCGCATCGCGAGCAGTACGCCGATCCCGAACGCCCGATCCTGCGGGTCACCGCCGGTGGGGTGGCGTTGGATCGGTGGCAGGGTGGGGCCGGCTGGCAGCGTTGGGTCGATGCCGCGGACTCGTTGGGGGCGGCGGAGGCTGCGCATGTGGCGCGGCGGTTGTCGCGCTGGGATTCCAATCCGACGCATGCCGGGTTGCGGTCGGCGGGCACGCGGGGGGCGACGTTCACCACGTTGTTGGGGATCGCCGATGCCTCGCGGTTGGATGTGCCGGCGTTGTGGGCGCCGCGTAGCCGCGAGGAGGAGTTGCGGGTTCCGATCGGGGTGACCGCGACCGGTGAGCCGTTGTACTTCGATCTCAAGGATGAGGCCGAGGGCGGGATGGGCCCGCACGGGTTGATGATCGGCATGACCGGCTCAGGTAAGTCGCAGACGTTGATGTCGATCCTGTTGTCGTTGTTGACCACGCATTCGGCGGATCGGCTGATCGTGATCTACGCCGACTTCAAGGGGGAGGCCGGCGCGGACATCTTCCGGCATTTCCCGCAGGTGGTGGCGGTCATCTCGAATATGGCCGAGAAGAAGTCCCTAGCCGATCGGTTCGCCGACACCTTGCGTGGGGAGGTGGCGCGCCGCGAGTTGTTGCTGCGTGAGGCCGGCCGGCGGGTGCAGGGCAGTGCGTTTAACTCGGTGACCGAGTATGAGGCGGCGATCGCGGCCGGCCATGATCTGGCGCCGATCCCGACGTTGTTCATCGTGGCCGATGAGTTCACGTTGATGCTGGCCGATCACCCGGAGTATGCGGAGTTGTTCGACTATGTGGCCCGCAAGGGCCGCTCGTTCCGGATCCATATTCTGTTCGCGTCGCAGACTTTGGATGTCGGCAAGATCAAAGACATCGACAAGAACACCTCGTATCGGATCGGGTTGAAGGTCGCGAGCCCGAGTGTGTCGCGGCAGATCATCGGTGTCGAGGACGCCTATCACATCGAGTCGGGTAAAGAGCACAAAGGTGAGGGCTTTTTGGTGCCCGCTCCGGGGGCGGCGCCGATCAAGTTCCGCTCCACCTATGTCGATGGGATCTATGACCCGCCGCGCCAGGCACGGTCGGTGGTGATGCATGCCCTGCCGGAGCCGAAGTTGTTCACCGCTGCCGCGGTGGACTCCGGTGCGGAGACGGTGGTGGTCGGTGAGGCCGAGGATGAGGTGCTGGGTCCGCCCCGCAAGCTGATCGCCACCATTGGGGATCAGTTGGCCGGGTATGGGCCGCAGGCCCCGCCGTTGTGGTTGCCGCCGCTGGATGAGCCGATTCCGCTGGCGCAGACTTTGGCCGGGGCGGGCATCGGGGCGCGGCAGCTGCGCTGGCCGTTGGGGGAGATCGACAAGCCGTTCGACATGCGTCGGGACCCGCTGGTCTTCGATGCCCGCTCCGCGTCGGGCAACCTGCTGATTCACGGGGGCCCCAAGTCGGGCAAGACCACCGCGTTGCAGACGTTCATTCTGTCGGCCGCGCAGCTGCATTCCCCGCGGGAGGTCAGTTTCTATGTCCTCGATTACGGCGGCGGGCAGCTGCGGGCCCTGCAGGATCTGGCCCATGTGGGCAGTGTCGCCTCGGGGCTGGAGCCTGAGCGGATCCGGCGGACCTTCGGTGAACTCGAGCAACTGCTGACCGCCCGTCAGCAGCGGGAAGCGTTCCGTGACGGCAGTATCGGTGCCCTCAACGACGGTTACGGTGAAGTGTTTTTGGTCATCGACAACCTGTATGCGTTCAGCCGCGACAACACCGATGCGTTCAACACCCGCAACCCGTTGCTGGCCAAGGTGACCGAGCTGGTCAATGTCGGGCTGGCCTACGGCATCCACGTGGTGGTCACCACCCCCAGTTGGCTGGAGGTGCCGTTGGCGATGCGTGACGGGCTGGGTATGCGTCTGGAACTCAAACTCCACGACGCCCGCGACAGCAATGTGCGGGTCGCCGGGGCGTTGACGCGGCCCGCGGAGGCGGTGCCGGCCAACCAGCCCGGCCGGGGTCTGACCATGGCCGCTGAGCACTTCTTGATCGCCCAACCCGATCTGGGCCAGATCGCGGCGATCAATGCCCGCCATCCCGGGCTGGCCGCACCCCCGGTGCGTCTGCTGCCGACCAACCTGGCCCCCGAGGAGGTCGGCCCGATCTACCCGGCACCGGAACGCATCGTCATCGGGGTCCGCGAAGAGGACCTGGCCCCGGTGCAGGTGGACTTCACCGCCAACCCGTTGCTGCTGGTGCTCGGGGATGCCAAGTCCGGCAAGACCACCTTGTTGCGGCACATCATCCGCACCGTGCGGGAGCACTCCAGCGGCGAGCAGGTGGCGTTCACCGTCATCGATCGGCGCCTGCATCTGGTCGACGAACCGCTGTTCGACGACAACGAGTACACCGCCAATGTGGATCGGGTCATCCCGGCGATGCTGGGTCTCTCCGCGTTGATCGGATCAAGGCGGCCCCCGGCCGGTTTGTCGGCGGCGGATCTGGCCGCCTGGCGCTATGAAGGTCACACCCATTACCTGCTCATCGACGATGTCGACGCCATCCCCGACAGCCCGGCCCTGACCGGGCCCTACGCCGGGCAGCGGCCGTGGACCACCCTGATCGAACTGCTCTCCCAAGCGAGCGATCTGGGGTTGCGGGTCATCGTCACCGGCCGGGCCACCGGCTCCGGGCATGCCCTGATGACCAACACGCTGCTGCGGCGCCTCAACGACCTGCAGGCCACCACCCTGATGCTGTCGGGCAACCCCGCCGACAGCGGCAAGATCCGCGGCCAACGCTTCGCCCGCCTGCCCGCAGGCCGCGCAATCCTGCTCAACGACAACGACGAACCCACCTACCTACAACTGGTCAACCCCACGTTCACCGAAAGCCTCACCAACTGA
- a CDS encoding PE family protein, which translates to MTLNVVPEGLAAAGAAVEALTARLAAAQAGAAPLITAVVPPAADPVSLQTAAGFSAQGSEHAAVAAQGAAELGRAGIGVGDSGVNYAAGDAAGASTYFLGARG; encoded by the coding sequence ATGACGCTCAACGTGGTTCCCGAAGGTCTCGCCGCCGCCGGCGCAGCGGTCGAAGCACTGACCGCTCGGCTGGCGGCCGCGCAGGCCGGCGCCGCCCCTCTGATCACCGCGGTGGTGCCGCCGGCGGCCGACCCGGTGTCGCTGCAGACCGCTGCCGGTTTCAGCGCCCAGGGCAGCGAGCACGCCGCAGTGGCCGCTCAGGGGGCCGCTGAGTTGGGCCGCGCCGGTATCGGTGTCGGTGATTCCGGTGTCAACTACGCCGCCGGTGATGCTGCGGGTGCGTCGACGTACTTCTTGGGCGCGCGGGGCTGA
- a CDS encoding PPE family protein, which produces MALAPVWMASPPEVHSALLSSGPGAGPLLSAAGVWNALSVEYAAAADELTALLGTVQAGAWQGPSAEQYLAAHVPYLAWLSQASADSAGVAAQHEVAAAAYTSALASMPTLAELSANRMTHGVLVATNFFGINTVPIALNEADYARMWIQAAATMGTYHAISGAALASAPRTAEAPPVVTSSSAALPAEDTSPGSGDFFTDLWNQLVRLFEDPVATIQAIIANPAAWFPLLFFVAYEAFFIPFGFTFWGVMLGAAIMAPIVLGVGLGLLADFFGGDWTREDVAKPKPVPLAPSDRPIVAVAGFGPGVGAPGAAGVPAAPATSAAAPPAPASGSIGFGYLVGGAEPGTGLGPTLTDRNKAKATASRVPAAAAAAGSSARERSRARRRRRAVLHDHADEFMDMNSGPVEDNPPTVPSMAGSQRGAGDLGFTGTVGSSARSGAAGLATLTGDGFGGGPNMPMLPDTWGEKDFADSAGEPEQEPKNK; this is translated from the coding sequence ATGGCCCTCGCCCCGGTCTGGATGGCCTCCCCTCCGGAGGTGCATTCAGCATTGCTGAGCAGCGGCCCCGGTGCGGGTCCGTTGTTGTCGGCTGCCGGGGTGTGGAATGCGCTCAGCGTCGAATACGCTGCGGCAGCAGACGAACTCACCGCGCTGCTGGGTACGGTGCAGGCCGGTGCGTGGCAAGGCCCCAGCGCTGAGCAGTACCTGGCGGCGCACGTGCCCTATCTGGCATGGCTGAGCCAGGCCAGCGCGGACAGCGCCGGGGTGGCCGCCCAGCACGAGGTGGCCGCAGCGGCCTACACCAGTGCGCTGGCCTCGATGCCGACCCTGGCCGAGCTGTCAGCCAACCGCATGACGCACGGGGTGCTGGTCGCCACCAACTTCTTCGGGATCAACACCGTCCCGATCGCGCTCAACGAAGCCGACTATGCCCGGATGTGGATCCAGGCGGCGGCAACGATGGGCACCTACCATGCGATATCGGGTGCAGCACTGGCGTCGGCGCCGCGAACCGCAGAAGCGCCTCCGGTAGTCACCTCGTCTTCCGCCGCCTTGCCCGCGGAAGACACCTCGCCGGGCAGCGGGGATTTCTTCACCGACCTGTGGAACCAGTTGGTACGGCTCTTCGAAGATCCGGTCGCAACGATTCAGGCCATCATCGCCAACCCGGCGGCCTGGTTCCCACTGTTATTCTTCGTCGCCTACGAGGCGTTCTTCATCCCGTTCGGTTTCACCTTCTGGGGCGTGATGCTGGGCGCCGCCATCATGGCGCCGATCGTGCTCGGCGTGGGCCTCGGCCTGCTGGCAGACTTCTTCGGCGGGGACTGGACTCGCGAGGACGTCGCGAAGCCGAAACCGGTACCGCTGGCGCCGTCCGACCGGCCGATCGTGGCGGTGGCGGGTTTTGGACCGGGCGTCGGCGCACCTGGTGCCGCGGGCGTTCCGGCAGCGCCGGCCACCTCGGCGGCGGCACCGCCCGCACCGGCGTCCGGGTCGATCGGCTTCGGCTACCTGGTCGGCGGTGCCGAACCGGGCACCGGACTGGGGCCCACCCTCACCGACCGCAACAAGGCGAAGGCCACGGCATCACGGGTGCCCGCCGCCGCGGCGGCGGCGGGCAGCTCGGCGCGGGAGAGGTCCCGCGCGCGCCGGCGGCGGCGCGCTGTCCTGCATGACCACGCGGACGAGTTCATGGACATGAATTCCGGTCCCGTCGAGGACAATCCGCCGACTGTGCCGTCGATGGCCGGTTCGCAACGTGGTGCCGGGGACCTTGGCTTCACCGGGACCGTGGGCAGCAGTGCTCGCAGCGGGGCTGCCGGCCTCGCCACCTTGACCGGTGACGGGTTCGGAGGCGGCCCGAATATGCCGATGCTGCCCGATACCTGGGGCGAAAAGGACTTTGCCGACTCCGCAGGGGAGCCGGAACAGGAACCGAAGAACAAGTAG
- a CDS encoding type VII secretion protein EsxS — translation MSLLDAHIPQLVASESAFGAKAGLMRSTMAQAEQAAMSAQAFHVGEAAAAFQGSHARFVAMAARVNALLDMAQVNLADAGSTYVAADAAAASGYTGV, via the coding sequence ATGAGCTTGTTGGATGCGCATATTCCGCAGTTGGTCGCCTCGGAGTCGGCGTTCGGCGCCAAGGCGGGGTTGATGCGGTCGACGATGGCGCAGGCGGAGCAGGCGGCGATGTCGGCGCAGGCGTTTCACGTCGGTGAGGCGGCGGCGGCGTTTCAGGGGTCGCATGCGCGGTTTGTGGCGATGGCGGCGCGGGTGAATGCGTTGCTGGACATGGCGCAGGTCAATCTGGCGGATGCCGGTTCGACGTATGTGGCCGCCGATGCGGCTGCGGCTTCGGGTTACACCGGGGTTTAG
- a CDS encoding WXG100 family type VII secretion target, with protein MSQIMYNYPAMLAHAAEMNTYAGTLQAVGADIASEQAALSAAWHGDTSMTYQAWQAQWNQAMEELVLAYRAMATTHETNTLMMNARDTAEAAKWG; from the coding sequence ATGTCGCAGATTATGTACAACTACCCGGCGATGCTGGCGCATGCCGCGGAGATGAACACCTACGCCGGGACGTTGCAGGCCGTGGGTGCCGATATCGCCAGTGAGCAGGCGGCGTTGTCGGCGGCGTGGCACGGTGATACGTCGATGACGTATCAGGCGTGGCAGGCGCAGTGGAACCAGGCGATGGAGGAGTTGGTGCTGGCCTATCGGGCGATGGCCACCACGCACGAGACCAACACCTTGATGATGAACGCGCGCGACACCGCCGAAGCCGCCAAGTGGGGCTGA
- a CDS encoding ESX secretion-associated protein EspG, with translation MGTEPNAAELTVEQAWYIAETVGAGSFPWVLAITMPYTDAGERGAFMARQRDELTRMGVVSPDGTVNPAVAEWIRVVCFPDRWLDLRYVSSAAGGTPEMLRGIVARRDKPGKPGRTVVALRNAQLVTFTVMDINDPRLLVPVLGAGLRQRPPARFDEFTLPARAGVRADERLRSGAPLAEVLDYLGIPASARPIVESVFTGSRSYVEVVAGCARDGRHTTTEVGLSLVDSDAGRILVTPSQAFDGEWVSTFRPGTDFATAVAIEQLTATLPEGSWFPGRRLTRDFTPQLS, from the coding sequence ATGGGTACTGAGCCCAACGCTGCCGAACTGACCGTCGAGCAAGCCTGGTACATCGCGGAAACCGTGGGTGCCGGGTCCTTCCCGTGGGTCTTGGCGATCACCATGCCCTACACCGACGCCGGGGAGCGCGGCGCGTTCATGGCGCGCCAGCGCGACGAACTGACCCGGATGGGAGTCGTCTCGCCGGACGGCACGGTCAACCCGGCCGTGGCCGAATGGATCCGAGTGGTGTGTTTCCCCGACCGGTGGCTGGACTTGCGCTATGTGAGTTCGGCCGCCGGCGGGACCCCGGAGATGCTGCGGGGCATCGTCGCGCGCCGCGATAAGCCCGGTAAGCCCGGCCGCACGGTGGTGGCACTGCGCAACGCGCAACTGGTCACCTTCACCGTGATGGACATCAACGACCCCCGCCTGCTGGTCCCGGTGCTCGGCGCGGGACTGCGCCAGCGCCCGCCCGCCCGTTTCGACGAGTTCACGTTGCCCGCCCGGGCCGGCGTGCGCGCCGACGAGCGCCTGCGCTCCGGTGCGCCTCTCGCCGAAGTGCTTGACTACCTGGGTATTCCCGCCTCGGCGAGGCCAATCGTCGAGTCGGTGTTCACCGGCTCGCGCAGCTATGTCGAGGTGGTGGCCGGGTGCGCACGCGACGGCCGGCACACCACCACCGAAGTCGGGCTGAGCCTGGTCGACTCCGACGCGGGACGCATCTTGGTCACCCCCTCACAGGCGTTCGACGGTGAATGGGTGTCGACCTTCCGCCCCGGAACCGACTTTGCGACAGCCGTCGCGATCGAGCAGTTGACCGCCACCCTGCCCGAAGGCAGCTGGTTCCCCGGCCGGCGCCTGACCCGAGATTTCACCCCCCAGCTGTCCTAG
- the eccD gene encoding type VII secretion integral membrane protein EccD, whose protein sequence is MTEAPVLTSAAMPIVRIAVLADSRLTEIAVPAELPLREILPAVQRLVAPAAGDDTEPGDGATTRLSLAPIGGAPFSLDASLDTVGVVDGDLLALRPVPAGPAAPGIVEDIADAAVIFSESRRKPWGAKHLQRAALAAGAGLVLAATGLATAHSAVTGEPAGLFATGAIALLTVLAALLCRTRSAEAALTLSIAALVPLAAAGTLAVPGLFCPAHVVLGAAAVSAWSLICLILPPGGRGERGIAFFTAAVVVGVGVLATAAVKTFWELPPVSLGCGLITASLLLTVAAPQVSALWARLPLPVIPAPGDPTPSALPDSVLADLPRRVRVTDAHQTGFIAGSVLLAVLGSIAIAYAPEGLSGWAWYVVAGIAVASVLRARVWDSAWCKAWLLAEPHLTAIALLAVYAATGRYPAALGAVLVLAALAAVWAVVALSPTVASPESYSLPVRRLVGFAASGVDATLIPVMAYLVGIFAWVLSR, encoded by the coding sequence ATGACCGAAGCCCCGGTGCTGACCAGCGCCGCCATGCCGATTGTCCGCATCGCGGTGCTGGCCGACAGTCGGTTGACCGAGATCGCCGTGCCCGCGGAGCTGCCGCTGCGTGAGATTCTCCCGGCGGTGCAACGCCTGGTGGCCCCGGCCGCCGGCGACGACACCGAACCCGGGGACGGTGCCACGACCCGGCTGAGCCTGGCGCCCATCGGTGGCGCGCCGTTCAGCCTGGACGCCAGCCTGGACACCGTCGGAGTCGTCGACGGCGACCTGCTGGCGCTGCGGCCGGTACCGGCGGGCCCGGCGGCGCCCGGCATTGTCGAGGACATCGCCGATGCGGCCGTCATCTTCTCGGAGTCACGACGCAAACCCTGGGGAGCCAAGCACCTTCAGCGTGCTGCGCTGGCCGCCGGCGCGGGTTTGGTGCTGGCCGCCACCGGGCTGGCCACCGCGCACAGTGCGGTCACCGGCGAACCCGCGGGCCTGTTCGCGACCGGGGCCATCGCCTTGCTCACGGTGCTCGCCGCGCTGCTGTGCCGCACCCGGTCGGCCGAAGCCGCCCTGACCCTGTCGATCGCGGCGCTGGTACCGCTCGCCGCGGCGGGCACCCTGGCCGTTCCAGGTCTGTTCTGCCCCGCCCACGTGGTGCTGGGCGCGGCCGCGGTCAGCGCCTGGTCGCTGATCTGCCTGATCCTGCCCCCGGGCGGCCGCGGTGAGCGCGGGATCGCGTTCTTCACCGCGGCGGTGGTTGTCGGTGTCGGCGTGCTGGCCACGGCTGCGGTCAAGACGTTCTGGGAGTTGCCGCCCGTCAGCCTTGGATGCGGATTGATCACCGCGTCGCTGCTGTTGACCGTTGCCGCGCCGCAGGTTTCGGCGTTGTGGGCGCGTCTGCCGTTGCCGGTGATCCCGGCGCCGGGTGACCCCACCCCGTCGGCTCTGCCGGACAGCGTGCTTGCCGACCTGCCGCGCCGGGTCCGGGTCACCGATGCTCACCAGACCGGATTCATCGCCGGCTCGGTCCTGCTCGCGGTGCTGGGCTCGATTGCCATCGCGTATGCGCCCGAAGGGCTTTCGGGCTGGGCTTGGTACGTGGTCGCAGGTATCGCGGTTGCCTCGGTGCTGCGGGCCCGGGTGTGGGACTCGGCGTGGTGCAAGGCGTGGCTGTTGGCTGAGCCGCACCTGACGGCGATCGCACTGCTGGCCGTGTACGCGGCCACCGGCCGCTACCCGGCCGCCCTGGGCGCGGTGCTGGTGCTGGCCGCGCTCGCAGCGGTGTGGGCGGTGGTCGCGCTGAGCCCGACCGTCGCCTCGCCGGAGAGCTACTCGCTGCCGGTGCGGCGCCTGGTGGGCTTTGCGGCCTCCGGTGTCGACGCCACCCTGATCCCCGTCATGGCCTACCTGGTGGGCATCTTCGCCTGGGTTCTGTCTCGATGA
- the mycP gene encoding type VII secretion-associated serine protease mycosin, whose product MNVAAQRSRGRSAVRGLGAATLAALLTSAPALAITPPTVDPTVPPPSGAPGPVAAMEQHGDCASSLLMPGSDVSTAPAGQRMLDLPTAWQFSRGEGQTVAVIDTGVRPGPRLGTVDPGGDYIGTTDGLTDCDGHGTLVAGIVAGQPGDDGFAGVAPAARLLALRTASATISPRLAGEDPRTTRVITDITALARAIVHAADLGARVITVSTTTCLPADRNVDQTALGAALRYAAVEKDVLIVAAAGDAGQTGSVGGGGEACESNPLTDLSRPQDPRNWAAVTSVSVPSWWHPYVLSVASLSSSGRPSGFTMAGPWVGVAAPGEDIVSVSNREDGGLANALPGNQGRPVPLSGTGYAAGYVAGVAALVRSRYPDLNAMQVAHRIVSTAHNAARAPSDVVGAGIVDPVAALTWELPPAADPAASPAKKISPPPPPQPENPAPRIVAFAGTALLAGLVVAVATGAAAAARRRKEDQ is encoded by the coding sequence ATGAACGTTGCCGCTCAGCGCAGCCGCGGCAGGTCGGCGGTCCGCGGGCTGGGCGCCGCGACGCTGGCCGCGCTGCTGACCAGTGCACCGGCGCTGGCGATCACCCCGCCGACGGTGGACCCGACCGTACCGCCGCCCAGCGGGGCGCCCGGCCCGGTCGCGGCCATGGAACAGCACGGGGACTGCGCCAGCTCGCTGCTGATGCCCGGCAGCGACGTCAGCACCGCACCGGCCGGGCAGCGGATGCTCGATCTGCCCACTGCGTGGCAGTTTTCCCGCGGCGAGGGCCAGACGGTGGCCGTCATCGACACCGGGGTCCGGCCCGGACCACGGCTGGGCACGGTCGACCCGGGCGGCGACTACATCGGCACCACCGACGGCCTGACCGACTGCGACGGGCACGGAACACTGGTCGCCGGCATCGTGGCCGGCCAGCCCGGGGACGACGGCTTCGCCGGAGTGGCCCCGGCGGCCCGCCTGCTGGCACTGCGGACCGCCTCGGCGACCATCTCACCGCGCCTGGCCGGCGAAGACCCGCGAACCACCCGCGTGATCACCGACATCACCGCATTGGCGCGCGCCATCGTGCACGCCGCGGACCTCGGTGCACGGGTCATCACCGTCTCCACCACCACCTGCCTGCCGGCCGATCGCAACGTCGACCAGACCGCGCTGGGCGCGGCCCTGCGCTACGCGGCGGTGGAGAAGGACGTGCTGATCGTGGCGGCCGCCGGCGACGCCGGGCAGACCGGATCGGTGGGCGGCGGCGGCGAGGCGTGCGAGTCCAACCCGCTCACCGACCTGAGCCGGCCGCAGGACCCCCGCAACTGGGCCGCGGTGACGTCGGTGTCGGTGCCGTCCTGGTGGCACCCCTACGTGCTGTCGGTGGCATCGCTGTCCTCGAGCGGCCGGCCGTCCGGTTTCACCATGGCCGGACCGTGGGTCGGCGTGGCGGCGCCCGGCGAGGACATCGTCTCGGTGAGCAACCGCGAGGACGGCGGGCTGGCCAATGCGCTGCCGGGCAACCAGGGCAGGCCGGTGCCGCTCAGCGGCACCGGGTACGCCGCCGGCTATGTGGCCGGGGTGGCCGCGCTGGTCCGCAGCCGCTACCCGGACCTCAACGCGATGCAGGTGGCGCACCGCATCGTCTCCACGGCCCATAACGCCGCACGCGCCCCGTCCGACGTGGTGGGCGCCGGGATCGTCGATCCGGTGGCCGCCCTGACCTGGGAGCTGCCGCCGGCTGCGGATCCGGCTGCCTCGCCCGCCAAGAAGATCTCCCCACCCCCGCCGCCGCAACCGGAGAACCCGGCCCCCCGGATCGTGGCCTTCGCCGGAACCGCGCTGCTGGCCGGGTTGGTCGTCGCGGTCGCCACCGGCGCCGCAGCGGCCGCCCGCCGACGAAAGGAAGACCAGTGA